A DNA window from Porphyromonas gingivalis ATCC 33277 contains the following coding sequences:
- a CDS encoding nitrilase family protein, with protein sequence MIKHESSQPLRVAVAQCRIDWEDKHANLRRMERLAEETAGKADVLFFPEMMTTGFSMNVQALAEPFEEGETIMSLKRVAARHGLALSATMAVRENGKFYNRAYFVTPEGEVFHQDKRHLFRVGGEHEVMTPAQERRIFSYRGWKIFIIPCYDLRFPVWCTNTDLEYDLLVCMANWPEPRRAVWQTLLQARAMENYAYVCGINRVGEDGIGLRYTGDSAILSPRGEYLATCAEGEEKVLYHTLDKGAMQRFRDKFPAWMDMDSFVINYDTDLHP encoded by the coding sequence ATGATCAAACACGAGAGCTCTCAGCCATTGAGAGTTGCTGTAGCTCAATGCCGGATAGACTGGGAGGATAAGCACGCCAATCTACGCCGAATGGAGCGTTTGGCCGAAGAAACAGCCGGTAAGGCGGATGTCCTCTTCTTTCCCGAAATGATGACTACGGGCTTTTCGATGAACGTACAAGCTCTGGCGGAGCCTTTCGAAGAGGGCGAAACTATCATGAGCCTGAAGAGAGTGGCTGCTCGTCATGGTTTGGCTCTGTCGGCTACGATGGCCGTACGGGAGAACGGGAAATTCTATAATCGTGCCTATTTCGTGACACCGGAAGGAGAGGTCTTCCATCAGGACAAGAGGCACCTCTTCCGTGTAGGGGGAGAGCATGAGGTGATGACTCCGGCGCAAGAACGCCGGATCTTCAGCTATCGCGGTTGGAAGATCTTCATCATTCCCTGCTATGATCTGCGTTTTCCCGTCTGGTGTACCAATACGGATCTGGAATACGATCTGCTCGTCTGCATGGCCAACTGGCCTGAGCCGCGTCGCGCCGTCTGGCAAACGCTGCTCCAAGCTCGTGCCATGGAGAACTATGCCTATGTGTGCGGCATCAATCGGGTGGGGGAGGACGGTATCGGTCTGCGCTATACGGGCGATTCGGCTATCCTTTCGCCTCGGGGCGAGTATCTTGCCACTTGTGCCGAAGGAGAGGAAAAGGTGCTGTACCATACGCTCGATAAGGGGGCGATGCAGCGTTTTCGCGACAAGTTCCCTGCGTGGATGGATATGGACTCTTTCGTCATCAACTATGATACCGATCTGCATCCATAG
- the purD gene encoding phosphoribosylamine--glycine ligase produces MNILLLGSGGREHALAWKIAQSPLTNKLFVAPGNGGTEDVAINIPEVDVNDFAAVAEVVQRESIDLLVVGPEEPLVRGIVDYFRNHDTLHDLLIVGPDAKGARLEGSKDFSKSFMKRHGIPTAAYQTFTADQTDAGKAFIDTMQAPYVLKADGLAAGKGVIIAPTAEEAKRELAEMLGGKFGAASRHVVIEEFLDGIECSVFVATDGKDYRILPVAKDYKRIGDGDTGLNTGGMGSVSPVPFADEAFMRKVEERIIRPTISGLIAEGIDYRGFIFVGLMNVGGDPYVVEYNCRMGDPETEVVMLRIGSDFVELIRRMAAGCIGDYQMQEDRRCAASVMLVSRGYPGSYEKGMEMDIPIPPADTILFHAGTVARDGKVYTDGGRVMAVSSYGSTPEAALQRCYIHAQQVLFDGKNYRHDIGRDMLHWPKVER; encoded by the coding sequence ATGAATATCCTTTTATTAGGCTCCGGCGGGCGCGAACATGCCTTGGCTTGGAAAATAGCCCAAAGCCCGCTAACGAACAAGCTCTTCGTTGCTCCCGGAAACGGAGGGACGGAGGATGTAGCGATCAACATACCCGAAGTGGATGTGAACGACTTTGCTGCCGTTGCCGAAGTGGTACAGCGCGAGTCTATCGACCTGCTGGTAGTGGGGCCTGAAGAACCCCTTGTACGTGGCATAGTGGACTATTTCCGAAATCACGACACACTGCACGATCTCCTCATTGTGGGACCTGATGCCAAGGGTGCACGGTTGGAAGGAAGCAAGGATTTCAGCAAGTCTTTTATGAAACGACACGGGATTCCTACTGCCGCTTATCAGACATTCACGGCTGACCAAACAGATGCAGGCAAGGCATTCATAGATACGATGCAGGCTCCTTATGTACTGAAAGCCGATGGTTTGGCCGCCGGCAAGGGGGTGATTATTGCTCCGACTGCAGAAGAAGCCAAACGGGAGTTGGCTGAGATGCTCGGTGGCAAATTCGGTGCTGCAAGCCGTCATGTGGTGATCGAAGAGTTTCTCGATGGCATAGAATGCTCCGTATTTGTTGCTACCGATGGCAAAGACTATCGCATACTTCCAGTCGCCAAAGATTATAAGCGAATCGGAGATGGAGATACCGGGCTCAATACCGGCGGAATGGGGAGCGTTTCGCCAGTACCTTTCGCCGATGAAGCATTCATGCGGAAGGTGGAAGAGCGGATTATCCGGCCTACGATATCGGGACTGATAGCCGAAGGAATCGATTATCGCGGATTCATCTTCGTGGGACTGATGAATGTAGGAGGAGATCCTTATGTGGTAGAATATAATTGCCGTATGGGAGATCCGGAAACGGAAGTCGTCATGCTGCGAATCGGATCCGACTTTGTCGAGTTGATCCGCCGGATGGCAGCCGGTTGTATCGGTGATTATCAGATGCAAGAAGACCGACGTTGTGCCGCTTCCGTGATGCTTGTGTCGAGAGGATACCCGGGTAGCTATGAGAAAGGAATGGAGATGGATATTCCCATTCCTCCGGCTGATACGATTCTGTTCCATGCCGGTACGGTAGCAAGGGATGGCAAGGTATATACCGATGGTGGTCGTGTAATGGCTGTCAGCAGCTATGGATCTACACCTGAGGCCGCCTTGCAACGTTGTTATATCCATGCTCAGCAGGTACTGTTCGATGGCAAGAATTATCGTCACGACATCGGTCGGGACATGCTCCATTGGCCGAAAGTTGAACGTTAG
- a CDS encoding DUF6427 family protein: MLSYAWGLSADISLQEGSLPLFGTIPFLWQTVISFAIGLVASFIAVRFSAFYLLLHEGGFRPFAFLMILLLNTHQVFFPMQPYSLSILLLIVLFFCLFGTYGRNNIPPKMLNVGFCVGLSAVLWSPSLLLAPFVLIQFYLMKSLSFKNLIAFFFGLLLPLWCCLPLLVLAGQEQFVIDNMTLLTRWGFSYRISQMTAWEGLYPALLSVLYLISFVHLQLTYTSEKVIARIYFFSLLCAGCYMLLLSAVMPAASEGFVYLATFPVSVHAARFLNSLNRRAANILIPFTFLVFLSSFLLSSFLL; the protein is encoded by the coding sequence ATGCTGTCCTACGCATGGGGGCTTTCTGCTGATATTTCTCTTCAAGAGGGTAGTCTTCCCCTCTTCGGCACGATCCCTTTCTTATGGCAAACCGTTATCTCGTTTGCCATTGGCCTGGTTGCATCTTTTATTGCGGTTCGCTTCAGTGCTTTCTATCTTCTGCTTCATGAAGGTGGATTCCGGCCATTTGCTTTCTTGATGATTCTTTTGCTGAACACCCATCAGGTTTTCTTCCCCATGCAGCCATACTCGCTGTCGATACTGCTGCTGATAGTACTCTTTTTCTGCCTTTTTGGCACTTATGGCCGTAATAATATCCCGCCCAAGATGCTTAACGTAGGCTTTTGTGTCGGGCTTTCAGCTGTGTTGTGGTCTCCTTCGCTGCTTCTTGCACCGTTTGTGCTCATACAGTTTTATCTGATGAAGAGTTTGTCTTTCAAAAACTTGATTGCATTTTTCTTCGGACTGTTGCTTCCTCTGTGGTGCTGTCTTCCTTTATTGGTATTGGCCGGACAGGAGCAGTTTGTTATCGACAATATGACCCTTTTGACTCGGTGGGGATTTTCTTATCGGATTTCACAAATGACTGCGTGGGAGGGGCTGTATCCGGCTCTACTGTCAGTGCTGTATCTTATCTCCTTTGTCCACTTGCAACTGACCTATACGAGTGAAAAAGTGATTGCACGCATTTACTTCTTCAGCCTTTTGTGTGCCGGTTGTTATATGCTGCTACTCTCTGCCGTGATGCCTGCTGCTTCCGAAGGATTCGTATATCTGGCTACCTTCCCTGTGTCGGTACATGCAGCTCGTTTCTTGAATTCTCTGAATCGTCGTGCTGCCAATATCTTGATTCCTTTTACGTTTTTGGTTTTCTTGTCCTCTTTTTTGCTGTCTTCTTTTTTGCTTTAG
- a CDS encoding S9 family peptidase, with translation MKKTIFQQLFLSVCALTVALPCSAQSPETSGKEFTLEQLMPGGKEFYNFYPEYVVGLQWMGDNYVFIEGDDLVFNKANGKSAQTTRFSAADLNALMPEGCKFQTTDAFPSFRTLDAGRGQVVLFTQRGLVGFDMLARKVTYLFDTNEETASLDFSPVGDRVAYVRNHNLYIARGGKLGEGMSRAIAVTIDGAETLVYGQAVHQREFGIEKGTFWSPKGSCLAFYRMDQSMVKPTPIVDYHPLEAESKPLYYPMAGTPSHHVTVGIYHLATGKTVYLQTGEPKEKFLTNLSWSPDENILYVAEVNRAQNECKVNAYDAETGRFVRTLFVETDKHYVEPLHPLTFLPGSNNQFIWQSRRDGWNHLYLYDTTGRLIRQVTKGEWEVTNFAGFDPKGTRLYFESTEASPLERHFYCIDIKGGKTKDLTPESGMHRTQLSPDGSAIIDIFQSPTVPRKVTVTNIGKGSYTLLEAKNPDTGYAMPEIRTGTIMAADGQTPLYYKLTMPLHFDPAKKYPVIVYVYGGPHAQLVTKTWRSSVGGWDIYMAQKGYAVFTVDSRGSANRGAAFEQVIHRRLGQTEMADQMCGVDFLKSQSWVDADRIGVHGWSYGGFMTTNLMLTHGDVFKVGVAGGPVIDWNRYEIMYGERYFDAPQENPEGYDAANLLKRAGDLKGRLMLIHGAIDPVVVWQHSLLFLDACVKARTYPDYYVYPSHEHNVMGPDRVHLYETITRYFTDHL, from the coding sequence ATGAAGAAGACAATCTTCCAACAACTATTTCTGTCTGTTTGTGCCCTTACAGTGGCCTTGCCTTGTTCGGCTCAGTCTCCTGAAACGAGTGGTAAGGAGTTTACTCTTGAGCAACTGATGCCCGGAGGAAAAGAGTTTTATAACTTTTACCCCGAATACGTGGTCGGTTTGCAATGGATGGGAGACAATTATGTCTTTATCGAGGGTGATGATTTAGTTTTTAATAAGGCGAATGGCAAATCGGCTCAGACGACCAGATTTTCTGCTGCCGATCTCAATGCACTCATGCCGGAGGGATGCAAATTTCAGACGACTGATGCTTTCCCTTCATTCCGCACACTCGATGCCGGACGGGGACAGGTCGTTCTATTTACCCAAAGAGGATTAGTCGGATTCGATATGCTTGCTCGAAAGGTGACTTATCTTTTCGATACCAATGAGGAGACGGCTTCTTTGGATTTTTCTCCTGTGGGAGACCGTGTTGCCTATGTCAGAAACCATAACCTTTACATTGCTCGTGGAGGTAAATTGGGAGAAGGTATGTCACGAGCTATCGCTGTGACTATCGATGGAGCTGAGACTCTCGTATATGGTCAGGCCGTACACCAGCGTGAATTCGGTATCGAAAAAGGTACATTCTGGTCTCCAAAAGGGAGCTGTCTTGCTTTCTATCGAATGGATCAGAGTATGGTGAAGCCTACCCCGATAGTGGATTATCATCCGCTCGAAGCCGAGTCCAAACCGCTTTATTACCCTATGGCAGGTACTCCGTCACACCACGTTACGGTTGGAATTTATCATCTGGCCACAGGTAAGACCGTCTATCTACAAACGGGTGAACCCAAGGAAAAATTTCTGACGAATCTGAGTTGGAGTCCGGACGAAAATATCTTGTATGTAGCTGAGGTCAATCGTGCTCAAAACGAATGTAAGGTAAATGCCTATGACGCTGAGACCGGTAGATTCGTCCGTACGCTTTTTGTTGAAACCGATAAACATTATGTAGAGCCGTTACATCCCCTGACATTCCTTCCGGGAAGTAACAATCAGTTCATCTGGCAGAGCCGTCGCGACGGATGGAACCATCTCTATCTGTATGATACTACAGGTCGTCTGATCCGTCAGGTGACAAAAGGGGAGTGGGAGGTTACAAACTTTGCAGGCTTCGATCCCAAGGGAACACGGCTCTATTTCGAAAGTACCGAAGCCAGCCCTCTCGAACGCCATTTTTACTGTATTGATATCAAAGGAGGAAAGACAAAAGATCTGACTCCGGAGTCGGGAATGCACCGCACTCAGCTATCTCCTGATGGTTCTGCCATAATCGACATTTTTCAGTCACCTACTGTCCCGCGTAAGGTTACAGTGACAAATATCGGCAAAGGGTCTTACACACTCTTGGAGGCTAAGAACCCCGATACGGGCTATGCCATGCCGGAGATCAGAACGGGTACCATCATGGCAGCCGATGGGCAGACACCTCTTTATTACAAGCTCACGATGCCGCTTCATTTCGATCCGGCAAAGAAATATCCTGTTATAGTCTATGTTTACGGAGGACCTCATGCCCAACTCGTAACCAAGACATGGCGCAGCTCTGTCGGTGGATGGGATATCTATATGGCACAGAAAGGCTATGCCGTCTTTACGGTGGATAGTCGCGGATCTGCCAATAGAGGGGCTGCTTTCGAGCAGGTTATTCATCGTCGTTTGGGGCAGACCGAGATGGCCGATCAGATGTGTGGTGTGGATTTCCTCAAGAGCCAATCATGGGTGGATGCCGATAGAATAGGAGTACATGGCTGGAGCTATGGTGGCTTTATGACTACGAATCTGATGCTTACGCACGGCGATGTCTTCAAAGTCGGAGTAGCCGGCGGGCCTGTCATAGACTGGAATCGATATGAGATTATGTACGGTGAGCGTTATTTCGATGCGCCACAGGAAAATCCTGAAGGATACGATGCTGCCAACCTGCTCAAACGAGCCGGTGATCTGAAAGGACGACTTATGCTGATTCATGGAGCGATCGATCCGGTCGTGGTATGGCAGCATTCACTCCTTTTCCTTGATGCTTGCGTGAAGGCACGTACCTATCCTGACTATTACGTCTATCCGAGCCACGAACATAATGTGATGGGGCCGGACAGAGTACATTTGTATGAAACAATAACCCGTTATTTCACAGATCACTTATGA
- a CDS encoding lysophospholipid acyltransferase family protein: MMGWKALVPSANPLQSVICVAPHTSNYDFLLGKLYYWSIGRKAGFLMKKEWFFFPLGPIFRAMGGIPIDRSKRGSTVEQVREFFQRHAVFNVAITPEGTRDYSPQWKTGFYRIAVGAGVPIQLAVIDYSHKEMSVFELFAPTGNEEADIAYIRSRYRASQARHPRNFAESEI; this comes from the coding sequence ATGATGGGCTGGAAAGCCCTCGTCCCATCTGCAAATCCGCTCCAAAGCGTCATTTGCGTGGCTCCTCATACCAGCAATTACGACTTTTTGCTGGGCAAACTCTACTATTGGTCTATCGGTCGGAAAGCCGGCTTCCTGATGAAAAAGGAATGGTTTTTTTTCCCTTTGGGGCCGATCTTCAGGGCTATGGGAGGTATCCCGATCGATCGCTCGAAGCGAGGTTCCACTGTCGAACAAGTACGCGAATTTTTTCAGCGGCATGCTGTTTTCAATGTTGCTATCACCCCGGAGGGTACAAGGGACTATTCTCCACAGTGGAAAACGGGATTCTATCGCATCGCCGTAGGAGCCGGGGTGCCTATTCAGCTCGCTGTGATCGATTATAGCCATAAAGAAATGAGCGTATTCGAACTATTTGCCCCTACGGGCAATGAAGAAGCGGATATTGCCTACATCAGAAGTCGGTACAGGGCATCACAGGCACGGCACCCCCGAAACTTTGCAGAATCAGAAATATGA
- the pyrE gene encoding orotate phosphoribosyltransferase: MKTLGKLIASKLIEVKAIKLQPNNPFTWASGWKAPIYCDNRKTLSYPQIRSLIKLELARVISETFGDVEAIAGVATGAIAQGALVADLLGLPFVYVRSSPKDHGLENLVEGELKPNSKVVVIEDLISTGGSSLKAAEAIRNFGCEVLGMVAVYTHGFPMAEQNFEKAGVKLVTLTDYDQVIEEALRTGYISAENVELLREWRKSPETWGI, translated from the coding sequence ATGAAAACACTTGGAAAACTCATCGCCTCGAAGCTCATCGAGGTGAAAGCCATCAAACTGCAGCCGAACAACCCCTTCACATGGGCTTCGGGTTGGAAAGCTCCTATCTATTGCGACAACAGAAAAACGTTGTCTTATCCCCAAATCCGCTCTCTTATCAAATTGGAATTGGCTCGCGTGATTTCCGAAACTTTCGGTGATGTCGAGGCTATTGCAGGCGTAGCTACAGGGGCTATAGCTCAAGGGGCATTGGTGGCTGATCTGCTCGGATTGCCTTTTGTGTATGTACGCTCGTCTCCCAAGGATCACGGATTGGAGAACCTTGTGGAGGGCGAACTCAAGCCGAACAGCAAGGTGGTAGTCATCGAGGACTTGATCTCTACGGGGGGTAGCAGCCTCAAGGCAGCAGAAGCCATACGCAATTTCGGTTGCGAAGTATTGGGTATGGTCGCAGTCTATACGCATGGATTCCCGATGGCCGAGCAGAATTTCGAGAAAGCAGGAGTCAAGCTTGTGACGCTTACCGACTACGATCAGGTGATAGAAGAAGCCTTGCGGACGGGCTATATTTCTGCCGAGAATGTGGAGCTGCTTCGCGAATGGCGCAAGAGTCCCGAGACGTGGGGTATCTGA